A window from Pseudopipra pipra isolate bDixPip1 chromosome 25, bDixPip1.hap1, whole genome shotgun sequence encodes these proteins:
- the AHCYL1 gene encoding S-adenosylhomocysteine hydrolase-like protein 1 isoform X1: protein MSVPEPAGGEEKQAKEVEDAEKYSFMATVTKAPKKQIQFADDMQEFTKFPTKTGRRSLSRSISQSSTDSYSSAASYTDSSDDEVSPREKQQTNSKGSSNFCVKNIKQAEFGRREIEIAEQDMSALISLRKRAQGEKPLAGAKIVGCTHITAQTAVLIETLCALGAQCRWAACNIYSTQNEVAAALAEAGVAVFAWKGESEDDFWWCIDRCVNVDGWQPNMILDDGGDLTHWVYKKYPSVFKKIRGIVEESVTGVHRLYQLSKAGKLCVPAMNVNDSVTKQKFDNLYCCRESILDGLKRTTDVMFGGKQVVVCGYGEVGKGCCAALKALGAIVYVTEIDPICALQACMDGFRVVKLSEVIRQVDVVITCTGNKNVVTREHLDRMKNSCIVCNMGHSNTEIDVTSLRTPELTWERVRSQVDHVIWPDGKRVVLLAEGRLLNLSCSTVPTFVLSITATTQALALIELYNAPEGRYKQDVYLLPKKMDEYVASLHLPSFDAHLTELTDDQAKYLGLNKNGPFKPNYYRY, encoded by the exons CAAAtccagtttgcagatgacatgcAGGAGTTCACCAAATTCCCGACCAAGACGGGCCGGCGCTCCCTGTCCCGCTCCATCTCCCAGTCTTCCACAGACAGCTACAGCTCTG CTGCATCCTACACAGACAGCTCCGATGACGAGGTGTCCCCCCGGGAGAAACAACAAACCAACTCCAAGGGCAGCAGCAACTTCTGCGTGAAGAACATCAAACAGGCCGAGTTCGGGCGCCGGGAGATCGAGATCGCGGAGCAAG ACATGTCTGCTCTGATTTCACTCAGGAAAAGAGCCCAGGGGGAGAAGCCTTTGGCTGGAGCCAAGATCGTGGGCTGCACCCACATCACGGCCCAGACCGCG GTGCTGATCGAGACgctctgtgccctgggtgccCAGTGCCGCTGGGCCGCCTGTAACATTTACTCCACACAGAACGAGGtggctgctgccctggcagaggctG GGGTGGCCGTGTTTGCCTGGAAAGGGGAGTCGGAGGATGATTTCTGGTGGTGCATCGACCGCTGCGTCAACGTGGACGGCTGGCAGCCCAACATG ATCCTGGACGATGGTGGGGACCTGACCCACTGGGTTTATAAGAAATATCCCAGCGTGTTCAAGAAGATCCGAGGGATCGTGGAGGAGAGCGTGACTGGCGTGCACAG gctgTACCAGCTCTCCAAGGCTGGGAAGTTGTGTGTCCCAGCCATGAACGTGAACGACTCTGTCACCAAGCAGAAGTTCGACAACCTGTACTGCTGCCGGGAATCCATCCTGGATGG CCTGAAGAGGACCACGGATGTGATGTTTGGAGGGAAGCAGGTGGTGGTTTGTGGTTATGGGGAG GTGGGGaagggctgctgtgctgccctcaaGGCCCTGGGGGCCATCGTGTACGTCACCGAGATCGACCCCATCTGCGCCCTCCAGGCCTG CATGGATGGATTTCGGGTGGTGAAGCTGAGCGAAGTGATCCGTCAGGTGGATGTGGTCATCACCTGCACAG ggaaCAAGAACGTGGTGACGCGGGAGCACCTGGACCGGATGAAGAACAGCTGCATCGTCTGCAACATGGGCCACTCCAACACCGAGATCGACGTG ACCAGCCTGAGGACCCCCGAGCTGACCTGGGAGCGGGTGCGTTCCCAGGTGGATCACGTCATCTGGCCCGATGGGAAGCGGGTGGTGCTGCTGGCTGAG GGCCGGCTGCTCAACCTGAGCTGCTCCACAGTTCCCACCTTTGTCCTCTCCATCACAGCCACCACTCAG GCTCTGGCTCTGATTGAGCTCTACAATGCTCCCGAGGGCCGCTACAAGCAGGACGTTTACCTGCTGCCCAAGAAGATGG aTGAGTACGTGGCCAGCCTGCACCTGCCCTCGTTCGACGCCCACCTGACAGAGCTCACGGACGACCAGGCCAAGTACCTGGGGCTCAACAAGAACGGGCCCTTCAAACCCAACTACTACAG ATACTGA
- the AHCYL1 gene encoding S-adenosylhomocysteine hydrolase-like protein 1 isoform X3, whose protein sequence is MQEFTKFPTKTGRRSLSRSISQSSTDSYSSAASYTDSSDDEVSPREKQQTNSKGSSNFCVKNIKQAEFGRREIEIAEQDMSALISLRKRAQGEKPLAGAKIVGCTHITAQTAVLIETLCALGAQCRWAACNIYSTQNEVAAALAEAGVAVFAWKGESEDDFWWCIDRCVNVDGWQPNMILDDGGDLTHWVYKKYPSVFKKIRGIVEESVTGVHRLYQLSKAGKLCVPAMNVNDSVTKQKFDNLYCCRESILDGLKRTTDVMFGGKQVVVCGYGEVGKGCCAALKALGAIVYVTEIDPICALQACMDGFRVVKLSEVIRQVDVVITCTGNKNVVTREHLDRMKNSCIVCNMGHSNTEIDVTSLRTPELTWERVRSQVDHVIWPDGKRVVLLAEGRLLNLSCSTVPTFVLSITATTQALALIELYNAPEGRYKQDVYLLPKKMDEYVASLHLPSFDAHLTELTDDQAKYLGLNKNGPFKPNYYRY, encoded by the exons atgcAGGAGTTCACCAAATTCCCGACCAAGACGGGCCGGCGCTCCCTGTCCCGCTCCATCTCCCAGTCTTCCACAGACAGCTACAGCTCTG CTGCATCCTACACAGACAGCTCCGATGACGAGGTGTCCCCCCGGGAGAAACAACAAACCAACTCCAAGGGCAGCAGCAACTTCTGCGTGAAGAACATCAAACAGGCCGAGTTCGGGCGCCGGGAGATCGAGATCGCGGAGCAAG ACATGTCTGCTCTGATTTCACTCAGGAAAAGAGCCCAGGGGGAGAAGCCTTTGGCTGGAGCCAAGATCGTGGGCTGCACCCACATCACGGCCCAGACCGCG GTGCTGATCGAGACgctctgtgccctgggtgccCAGTGCCGCTGGGCCGCCTGTAACATTTACTCCACACAGAACGAGGtggctgctgccctggcagaggctG GGGTGGCCGTGTTTGCCTGGAAAGGGGAGTCGGAGGATGATTTCTGGTGGTGCATCGACCGCTGCGTCAACGTGGACGGCTGGCAGCCCAACATG ATCCTGGACGATGGTGGGGACCTGACCCACTGGGTTTATAAGAAATATCCCAGCGTGTTCAAGAAGATCCGAGGGATCGTGGAGGAGAGCGTGACTGGCGTGCACAG gctgTACCAGCTCTCCAAGGCTGGGAAGTTGTGTGTCCCAGCCATGAACGTGAACGACTCTGTCACCAAGCAGAAGTTCGACAACCTGTACTGCTGCCGGGAATCCATCCTGGATGG CCTGAAGAGGACCACGGATGTGATGTTTGGAGGGAAGCAGGTGGTGGTTTGTGGTTATGGGGAG GTGGGGaagggctgctgtgctgccctcaaGGCCCTGGGGGCCATCGTGTACGTCACCGAGATCGACCCCATCTGCGCCCTCCAGGCCTG CATGGATGGATTTCGGGTGGTGAAGCTGAGCGAAGTGATCCGTCAGGTGGATGTGGTCATCACCTGCACAG ggaaCAAGAACGTGGTGACGCGGGAGCACCTGGACCGGATGAAGAACAGCTGCATCGTCTGCAACATGGGCCACTCCAACACCGAGATCGACGTG ACCAGCCTGAGGACCCCCGAGCTGACCTGGGAGCGGGTGCGTTCCCAGGTGGATCACGTCATCTGGCCCGATGGGAAGCGGGTGGTGCTGCTGGCTGAG GGCCGGCTGCTCAACCTGAGCTGCTCCACAGTTCCCACCTTTGTCCTCTCCATCACAGCCACCACTCAG GCTCTGGCTCTGATTGAGCTCTACAATGCTCCCGAGGGCCGCTACAAGCAGGACGTTTACCTGCTGCCCAAGAAGATGG aTGAGTACGTGGCCAGCCTGCACCTGCCCTCGTTCGACGCCCACCTGACAGAGCTCACGGACGACCAGGCCAAGTACCTGGGGCTCAACAAGAACGGGCCCTTCAAACCCAACTACTACAG ATACTGA
- the AHCYL1 gene encoding S-adenosylhomocysteine hydrolase-like protein 1 isoform X2, with amino-acid sequence MSVPEPAGGEEKQAKEVEDAEKYSFMATVTKAPKKQIQFADDMQEFTKFPTKTGRRSLSRSISQSSTDSYSSAASYTDSSDDEVSPREKQQTNSKGSSNFCVKNIKQAEFGRREIEIAEQDMSALISLRKRAQGEKPLAGAKIVGCTHITAQTAVLIETLCALGAQCRWAACNIYSTQNEVAAALAEAGVAVFAWKGESEDDFWWCIDRCVNVDGWQPNMILDDGGDLTHWVYKKYPSVFKKIRGIVEESVTGVHRLYQLSKAGKLCVPAMNVNDSVTKQKFDNLYCCRESILDGLKRTTDVMFGGKQVVVCGYGEVGKGCCAALKALGAIVYVTEIDPICALQACMDGFRVVKLSEVIRQVDVVITCTGNKNVVTREHLDRMKNSCIVCNMGHSNTEIDVTSLRTPELTWERVRSQVDHVIWPDGKRVVLLAEGRLLNLSCSTVPTFVLSITATTQALALIELYNAPEGRYKQDVYLLPKKMDEYVASLHLPSFDAHLTELTDDQAKYLGLNKNGPFKPNYYR; translated from the exons CAAAtccagtttgcagatgacatgcAGGAGTTCACCAAATTCCCGACCAAGACGGGCCGGCGCTCCCTGTCCCGCTCCATCTCCCAGTCTTCCACAGACAGCTACAGCTCTG CTGCATCCTACACAGACAGCTCCGATGACGAGGTGTCCCCCCGGGAGAAACAACAAACCAACTCCAAGGGCAGCAGCAACTTCTGCGTGAAGAACATCAAACAGGCCGAGTTCGGGCGCCGGGAGATCGAGATCGCGGAGCAAG ACATGTCTGCTCTGATTTCACTCAGGAAAAGAGCCCAGGGGGAGAAGCCTTTGGCTGGAGCCAAGATCGTGGGCTGCACCCACATCACGGCCCAGACCGCG GTGCTGATCGAGACgctctgtgccctgggtgccCAGTGCCGCTGGGCCGCCTGTAACATTTACTCCACACAGAACGAGGtggctgctgccctggcagaggctG GGGTGGCCGTGTTTGCCTGGAAAGGGGAGTCGGAGGATGATTTCTGGTGGTGCATCGACCGCTGCGTCAACGTGGACGGCTGGCAGCCCAACATG ATCCTGGACGATGGTGGGGACCTGACCCACTGGGTTTATAAGAAATATCCCAGCGTGTTCAAGAAGATCCGAGGGATCGTGGAGGAGAGCGTGACTGGCGTGCACAG gctgTACCAGCTCTCCAAGGCTGGGAAGTTGTGTGTCCCAGCCATGAACGTGAACGACTCTGTCACCAAGCAGAAGTTCGACAACCTGTACTGCTGCCGGGAATCCATCCTGGATGG CCTGAAGAGGACCACGGATGTGATGTTTGGAGGGAAGCAGGTGGTGGTTTGTGGTTATGGGGAG GTGGGGaagggctgctgtgctgccctcaaGGCCCTGGGGGCCATCGTGTACGTCACCGAGATCGACCCCATCTGCGCCCTCCAGGCCTG CATGGATGGATTTCGGGTGGTGAAGCTGAGCGAAGTGATCCGTCAGGTGGATGTGGTCATCACCTGCACAG ggaaCAAGAACGTGGTGACGCGGGAGCACCTGGACCGGATGAAGAACAGCTGCATCGTCTGCAACATGGGCCACTCCAACACCGAGATCGACGTG ACCAGCCTGAGGACCCCCGAGCTGACCTGGGAGCGGGTGCGTTCCCAGGTGGATCACGTCATCTGGCCCGATGGGAAGCGGGTGGTGCTGCTGGCTGAG GGCCGGCTGCTCAACCTGAGCTGCTCCACAGTTCCCACCTTTGTCCTCTCCATCACAGCCACCACTCAG GCTCTGGCTCTGATTGAGCTCTACAATGCTCCCGAGGGCCGCTACAAGCAGGACGTTTACCTGCTGCCCAAGAAGATGG aTGAGTACGTGGCCAGCCTGCACCTGCCCTCGTTCGACGCCCACCTGACAGAGCTCACGGACGACCAGGCCAAGTACCTGGGGCTCAACAAGAACGGGCCCTTCAAACCCAACTACTACAGGTGA